The following coding sequences are from one Deinococcus aerius window:
- a CDS encoding DUF1641 domain-containing protein — translation MAKAIDFDPGTLLPTPGERVAAGTAESADALLEALELLRVLHEHRVLHTLVRVVRGGEGLAFHALEALNGPGSVRALRNALDAVKLLGNVEPGTLETVTGALSDGLREGARRVREGERAGLGELLALVRDPDVGLALGALVGVLRGFGRGLREREAHGNLPDVPRT, via the coding sequence ATGGCGAAAGCGATTGACTTCGACCCCGGGACCTTGCTCCCCACCCCGGGGGAACGGGTGGCAGCGGGCACCGCCGAGAGTGCCGACGCGCTGCTGGAGGCCCTCGAACTGCTGCGGGTGCTGCACGAACACCGGGTGCTGCACACCCTCGTCCGGGTGGTGCGGGGCGGCGAGGGGCTGGCCTTTCACGCGCTGGAGGCGCTTAACGGGCCGGGCAGTGTGCGCGCCCTCCGCAACGCGCTGGATGCCGTCAAACTGCTCGGCAACGTGGAGCCCGGGACGCTGGAGACGGTGACGGGCGCCCTCTCGGACGGGTTGCGGGAAGGCGCCCGCCGGGTGCGGGAGGGCGAGCGGGCGGGCCTGGGCGAACTCCTCGCGCTCGTGCGCGACCCGGACGTGGGGCTGGCGTTGGGCGCCCTCGTCGGCGTGCTGCGCGGCTTCGGGCGCGGTCTGCGGGAGAGGGAGGCGCATGGGAATCTCCCGGACGTGCCCCGCACCTGA